A single genomic interval of Alcaligenes sp. SDU_A2 harbors:
- a CDS encoding TRAP transporter large permease, producing the protein MNSASARLNALEKPFLFIGLLLMILIINYQTLFRYVMATLSHLATAPEQRAWLSTIIDPDRLLATLRSMIGWASWTEELSRYIFIWISYLAVSLTILTRSGIRVDVLHKAMNPAWSRRLWLSIDLLSLLLTGLLCFMGAEHIQMQLQFPQTTPALQISYAIPYLILPIGFGLMALRCVQDILNMRAELTPLDWAAGLLLPALLALPVLLSDELNPSLLLFGYFAVLVALGVPIAFSLGLATLATVVGAGTLPMDYLAQIAFVSIDSFPIMAIPFFIAAGVFMGAGGLSNRLLAVADKLVGSLPGGLALAAIMTCMFFSAISGSGPATVAAIGTITIPAMIARGYDKAFAACVVACAGAIGVIIPPSNPFVVYGVSGQVSIGKLFVAGIVPGILMGLALMLVAYLISRRQGWRGEPGDRSPAAIGRAIWEAKWALLVPVIILGGIYGGIMTPTESAAVAALYGLLVGLFVYKEITLTKLWNATIESAVTSSIIILLMAMATLFGNIMTIEQIPEFIAEQILSLTDNRILILLFINVLLLVIGIFMEALAAIVIVTPVLLPLALKMGVDPIHFGIIMVMNLAIGFVTPPVGVNLFVASGIGKIGIEKIARAALPFLAIMLLILMLVTYVPEVSLWLTR; encoded by the coding sequence ATGAATTCTGCTTCTGCACGACTGAATGCGCTGGAAAAGCCATTCTTGTTCATCGGCCTGTTGCTGATGATTCTGATCATCAATTACCAAACCTTGTTCCGCTACGTCATGGCTACGCTCAGCCATCTGGCGACTGCGCCCGAGCAGCGCGCCTGGCTAAGCACCATCATCGATCCGGACCGCCTGCTGGCCACGCTGCGCTCGATGATAGGCTGGGCAAGCTGGACCGAAGAACTGTCTCGCTACATCTTCATCTGGATATCCTACCTGGCGGTGTCCCTGACCATTCTTACCCGTAGCGGCATCCGCGTGGATGTGCTGCACAAAGCCATGAATCCCGCCTGGAGCCGACGCCTGTGGCTGTCCATTGACTTGCTCAGTCTGCTGCTGACCGGCCTGCTGTGTTTCATGGGCGCAGAGCACATCCAAATGCAGCTGCAGTTCCCCCAAACCACACCCGCCTTGCAGATCAGCTATGCCATTCCGTATCTGATTCTTCCCATCGGCTTTGGCCTGATGGCGTTGCGCTGCGTGCAGGATATCCTGAACATGCGCGCCGAGCTTACCCCCTTGGACTGGGCCGCCGGGCTGTTATTGCCCGCGCTGCTGGCCCTGCCCGTTTTGCTCAGCGACGAGCTCAACCCCAGCCTGCTGCTGTTCGGCTACTTTGCCGTGCTGGTCGCCCTGGGCGTGCCGATTGCATTTTCGTTGGGGCTGGCCACGCTGGCCACTGTCGTGGGGGCCGGAACCTTGCCGATGGACTACCTGGCGCAGATCGCTTTCGTATCCATCGACTCCTTTCCCATCATGGCCATTCCCTTCTTTATCGCCGCCGGCGTATTCATGGGAGCGGGCGGTCTGTCCAACCGCTTGCTGGCCGTTGCTGACAAGCTGGTCGGGTCGCTGCCTGGCGGACTGGCTCTGGCCGCCATCATGACCTGCATGTTCTTTTCGGCCATCAGCGGCTCAGGCCCGGCAACGGTGGCCGCTATCGGCACCATCACCATTCCAGCCATGATCGCACGCGGTTACGACAAAGCCTTTGCCGCCTGCGTGGTGGCCTGCGCCGGTGCCATCGGCGTCATCATCCCCCCCAGCAATCCATTTGTGGTCTACGGCGTGTCAGGGCAGGTATCGATCGGCAAGCTGTTTGTCGCCGGCATCGTACCGGGCATTCTGATGGGCCTGGCACTGATGTTGGTGGCCTACCTGATCTCGCGCCGCCAGGGATGGCGCGGCGAACCCGGCGACCGTTCGCCGGCCGCCATAGGCCGCGCCATCTGGGAGGCAAAATGGGCACTGCTGGTGCCTGTCATCATCCTTGGCGGCATTTACGGCGGCATCATGACGCCTACCGAGTCAGCTGCCGTCGCAGCGCTGTACGGCCTGCTGGTAGGACTGTTTGTGTACAAAGAAATCACACTGACCAAACTGTGGAACGCCACCATCGAATCAGCGGTGACTTCATCCATCATCATCTTGCTGATGGCGATGGCCACGCTGTTCGGCAACATCATGACGATCGAACAGATCCCCGAGTTCATTGCCGAGCAAATACTGAGCCTGACCGACAACCGTATCCTGATCCTGCTGTTCATCAACGTGCTGCTGCTGGTGATCGGCATCTTCATGGAAGCGCTGGCCGCCATTGTGATCGTCACTCCCGTGCTGTTGCCGCTGGCCTTGAAAATGGGCGTGGACCCGATCCACTTCGGCATCATCATGGTCATGAATCTGGCCATCGGCTTTGTTACTCCACCAGTAGGCGTGAACCTGTTCGTGGCCAGCGGCATCGGCAAAATAGGCATAGAAAAAATCGCCCGTGCCGCCCTGCCCTTCCTGGCCATCATGCTGCTGATTCTGATGCTGGTCACTTACGTACCGGAGGTCTCTCTGTGGCTGACGCGATAA
- the sdhA gene encoding succinate dehydrogenase flavoprotein subunit, with the protein MRCSLQLAQAGLSVAVLSKVFPTRSHTVAAQGGVSASLGNMSEDHWYWHMYDTVKGSDWLGDQDAIEFMCREAPHAVYELEHFGMPFDRNADGTIYQRPFGGHTANFGEKPVQRACAAADRTGHAMLHTLYQRNVAARTQFFVEWMALDLLRNEAGDVLGVTALEMETGEIYILEGKRVVLATGGAGRIWAASTNAFINTGDGLGMAARAGLPLQDMEFWQFHPTGVAGAGVLITEGVRGEGGILLNKDGERFMERYAPTLKDLAPRDFVSRSMDQEIKEGRGCGDGSYVVLKLDHLGADVIKKRLPSIREIAIKFGNVDPIKDPIPVVPTIHYQMGGIPTNYYGQVVVPGANGENKIVNGLYAIGECAATSVHGANRLGTNSLLDLIVFGRASGNHIVASHPEKEHAHQEINESSIEFSLDRVNRLESRTSGEKAQDVGNKIRTAMQAHCGVFRTMDLLNKGVTAIESLVPEVKDIYFKDKSKVFNTARIEALEVANMIEVARATTKSAANRTESRGAHALNDHPERDDENWLRHTLWFSEGSRLDYKPVQMKPLTAESIPPKARTF; encoded by the coding sequence ATGCGCTGCTCCCTGCAACTGGCTCAGGCCGGTCTGTCCGTAGCGGTCCTGTCCAAAGTATTCCCAACCCGCTCCCACACCGTGGCTGCTCAGGGTGGCGTCAGCGCATCGCTGGGCAACATGAGCGAGGACCACTGGTACTGGCATATGTACGATACCGTCAAGGGTTCGGACTGGCTGGGCGACCAGGACGCCATCGAGTTCATGTGCCGCGAAGCACCGCACGCCGTGTACGAGCTGGAACACTTCGGCATGCCTTTTGACCGCAACGCCGACGGCACCATTTACCAGCGTCCGTTTGGCGGCCATACCGCCAATTTCGGCGAAAAGCCCGTGCAGCGCGCCTGTGCCGCTGCCGACCGTACCGGTCACGCCATGTTGCATACGCTGTACCAGCGTAACGTGGCCGCCCGTACGCAGTTCTTCGTCGAATGGATGGCATTGGATCTGCTGCGCAACGAAGCGGGCGATGTGCTGGGCGTGACCGCCCTGGAAATGGAAACCGGCGAAATCTACATCCTGGAAGGCAAGCGCGTGGTGCTGGCCACCGGTGGTGCCGGCCGTATCTGGGCGGCGTCTACCAACGCCTTCATTAATACGGGCGATGGCCTGGGCATGGCTGCCCGTGCCGGCCTGCCGCTGCAGGACATGGAGTTCTGGCAATTTCACCCCACCGGCGTGGCCGGCGCAGGCGTGCTGATTACCGAAGGCGTGCGCGGCGAAGGCGGCATTTTGCTGAACAAAGACGGCGAACGCTTCATGGAGCGTTATGCCCCTACCCTGAAGGATCTGGCCCCGCGCGACTTCGTGTCCCGCTCTATGGACCAGGAAATCAAGGAAGGCCGCGGTTGCGGCGACGGCAGCTACGTGGTGCTCAAGCTCGATCACCTGGGTGCCGACGTCATCAAAAAGCGTCTGCCCTCGATCCGCGAAATCGCCATCAAGTTTGGCAACGTGGACCCCATCAAGGACCCGATTCCCGTGGTACCCACCATCCATTACCAGATGGGCGGTATTCCGACGAACTACTACGGCCAGGTCGTGGTGCCCGGTGCCAACGGCGAGAACAAAATCGTCAACGGTCTGTACGCCATCGGCGAATGCGCGGCCACGTCGGTGCACGGTGCCAACCGCCTGGGCACGAACTCGCTGCTGGACTTGATCGTATTTGGTCGTGCCTCGGGCAACCACATCGTGGCCTCGCACCCCGAGAAAGAGCACGCCCACCAGGAAATCAACGAGTCCTCCATTGAGTTCTCCCTGGACCGCGTCAACCGCCTGGAGTCGCGCACCTCGGGTGAAAAAGCCCAGGACGTGGGCAACAAGATCCGTACCGCCATGCAGGCGCACTGCGGCGTGTTCCGCACCATGGATCTGCTCAACAAGGGCGTGACCGCCATCGAGTCGCTGGTGCCTGAAGTCAAGGACATCTACTTCAAAGACAAGTCCAAGGTCTTTAACACTGCGCGCATCGAAGCGCTGGAAGTGGCCAACATGATCGAAGTGGCGCGTGCCACGACCAAGTCTGCGGCGAATCGCACCGAAAGCCGTGGTGCCCATGCCCTGAACGATCACCCCGAGCGTGACGACGAGAACTGGCTGCGTCACACCCTGTGGTTCTCCGAAGGCAGCCGTCTGGACTACAAGCCCGTCCAGATGAAGCCACTGACGGCCGAATCCATCCCGCCCAAGGCCCGGACTTTCTAA
- the gltA gene encoding citrate synthase gives MELSDKKATLSFSDGSPAVEFPVYQGTVGPEVIDIRKLYGQTGMFTYDPGFMATASCESGITYIDGDKGQLMYRGYPIDQLAQNCDFMDVCYLILNGDLPDAGQKQDFDSLVTNHTMVQEQMQYFLRGFRPDAHPMAILTGLVGALSAFYHDSTDITNPHHRHVSAIRLIAKMPTLVAMTYKYSLGQPFIYPQNDLSYTGNFLRMMFATPCEDYHVNEVVERALDRIFILHADHEQNASTSTVRLCGSSGTNPFAAIAAGVACLWGPAHGGANEACLNMLEELQANGGIDKVGEFMEKVKDKNSGVRLMGFGHRVYKNYDPRAKLMQETCKEVLEALGLQNDPLFKLAMELERIALEDPYFVERKLYPNVDFYSGIVQRAIGIPTSLFTAIFALARTVGWIAQWNEMLSDPNYKIGRPRQLYVGDTQRDVKR, from the coding sequence ATGGAATTGTCAGACAAGAAAGCCACGCTATCTTTCTCCGACGGCAGCCCTGCGGTCGAATTCCCTGTGTACCAGGGAACCGTGGGCCCGGAGGTCATTGATATCCGCAAGCTCTATGGTCAGACGGGTATGTTTACCTACGACCCGGGTTTCATGGCGACCGCTTCCTGCGAATCGGGCATCACCTACATCGACGGCGACAAGGGCCAGCTGATGTATCGCGGCTACCCCATCGACCAGTTGGCGCAGAACTGCGACTTCATGGATGTGTGTTACCTGATTCTGAATGGCGATCTGCCCGATGCCGGCCAGAAACAGGATTTCGACTCTCTGGTCACGAACCACACCATGGTTCAGGAGCAGATGCAGTATTTCCTGCGTGGTTTCCGTCCGGATGCGCACCCTATGGCCATCCTGACCGGTCTGGTGGGCGCGCTGTCGGCTTTCTATCATGATTCCACGGACATCACCAATCCTCACCACCGTCATGTCTCGGCCATCCGTCTGATCGCCAAGATGCCTACGCTGGTGGCCATGACCTACAAGTACTCGCTGGGCCAGCCTTTCATCTACCCGCAGAACGATCTGTCCTACACGGGCAATTTCCTGCGCATGATGTTCGCCACTCCTTGCGAGGACTACCACGTCAATGAAGTGGTCGAGCGCGCTCTGGACCGCATTTTCATTCTGCACGCCGATCACGAGCAGAACGCCTCCACCTCCACGGTGCGTCTGTGCGGTTCTTCGGGCACTAACCCGTTTGCCGCCATCGCTGCCGGTGTGGCGTGTCTGTGGGGTCCTGCCCACGGCGGTGCCAATGAAGCATGTCTGAACATGCTGGAAGAGCTGCAGGCCAATGGCGGTATCGACAAGGTCGGCGAGTTCATGGAGAAGGTCAAAGACAAGAACTCGGGCGTGCGCCTGATGGGTTTTGGCCATCGCGTCTACAAGAACTACGATCCGCGCGCCAAGCTGATGCAGGAAACCTGCAAGGAAGTGCTGGAAGCCCTGGGCCTGCAGAACGATCCTTTGTTCAAGCTGGCGATGGAGCTGGAGCGTATTGCTCTGGAAGATCCGTACTTCGTCGAGCGCAAACTGTACCCGAACGTGGACTTCTACTCGGGCATCGTTCAGCGCGCCATCGGCATTCCTACGTCCTTGTTCACCGCGATCTTCGCGCTGGCCCGTACGGTAGGCTGGATTGCCCAGTGGAACGAAATGCTGTCCGATCCAAACTACAAGATCGGTCGTCCTCGTCAGTTGTACGTGGGCGATACGCAGCGCGACGTTAAGCGTTAA
- a CDS encoding GlcG/HbpS family heme-binding protein → MADAISPILAQPRLGLEPARQILLWALERARQDGGAPVCLSLCDGQGELLHFLRMDLAPARCIAIAQAKAYTAARFGVPTRSLAERLEREALFLPDFQDSGLCSLPGGAPLLWQGHCIAALGVSGRSLDADEVLCREAIHHAQTLLA, encoded by the coding sequence GTGGCTGACGCGATAAGTCCCATTCTGGCCCAGCCCCGCCTGGGCTTGGAGCCGGCACGCCAGATCCTGCTCTGGGCGCTGGAGCGCGCCCGCCAGGATGGCGGCGCACCGGTATGTCTGTCGCTATGCGATGGTCAGGGCGAACTCTTGCACTTTCTACGCATGGACCTGGCACCCGCCCGCTGCATCGCCATCGCGCAAGCCAAGGCTTATACCGCCGCGCGCTTTGGCGTACCAACCCGCAGCCTGGCGGAACGGCTGGAACGCGAAGCCCTTTTCCTGCCCGACTTCCAGGACAGCGGCCTGTGCAGCCTACCCGGCGGCGCACCCTTGCTCTGGCAGGGCCACTGCATCGCCGCGCTGGGAGTAAGCGGTCGCAGCCTGGATGCGGACGAGGTGCTGTGCCGGGAGGCGATACATCATGCGCAGACGCTGTTAGCTTGA
- a CDS encoding succinate dehydrogenase iron-sulfur subunit: MSQTRKVKFEIYRYDPDKDERPYMQKLEVELQPTDKMLLDAILRIKNDVDDSVALRRSCREGVCGSDAMNINGKNGLACTTNLRDLQEPIVLRPLPGLPVIRDLIVDMTHFFDQYHSVKPYLINDAPPPEKERLQSPEAREELDGLYECILCACCSTSCPSFWWNPDKFVGPAGLLQAYRFIADSRDEATGERLDNLEDPYRLFRCHTIMNCTDVCPKGLNPSHAIGKIKEMLVRRSI, from the coding sequence ATGAGCCAAACTCGCAAGGTCAAATTCGAAATCTACCGCTACGATCCTGATAAGGACGAGCGTCCCTACATGCAGAAGCTGGAAGTCGAGCTGCAGCCTACCGACAAGATGTTGCTGGACGCGATCCTGCGCATCAAGAACGACGTGGACGACAGTGTCGCGCTGCGCCGTTCTTGCCGTGAAGGTGTGTGCGGTTCGGACGCCATGAACATCAATGGCAAGAACGGACTGGCTTGCACCACGAACCTGCGCGATCTGCAGGAACCCATCGTGTTGCGTCCGCTGCCCGGCCTGCCTGTGATCCGCGATCTGATCGTGGACATGACGCATTTCTTTGATCAGTACCATTCGGTCAAGCCTTACCTGATCAACGACGCGCCGCCTCCCGAAAAAGAGCGCCTGCAGAGCCCCGAAGCGCGTGAAGAGCTGGACGGTCTGTACGAGTGCATTCTGTGTGCTTGCTGCTCGACCTCCTGCCCGTCGTTCTGGTGGAATCCGGATAAATTCGTCGGTCCCGCCGGTCTGTTGCAAGCCTACCGCTTTATCGCCGACTCGCGCGACGAAGCCACGGGCGAGCGCCTGGACAACCTGGAAGATCCGTACCGCCTGTTCCGTTGCCATACGATCATGAACTGCACGGACGTCTGTCCCAAGGGTCTGAATCCGTCGCACGCCATCGGCAAGATCAAAGAAATGCTGGTGCGTCGCAGCATCTAA
- a CDS encoding succinate dehydrogenase assembly factor 2, translating to MRTLTELERARLRWRARRGLLENDLMITRFLDRHETELTDVDVSALTLLFEMDDTVLLDVLLARSEPEGRFDTPDIRRLVEIMRKL from the coding sequence ATGAGAACATTGACGGAACTGGAACGCGCCCGCTTGCGCTGGCGCGCTCGGCGGGGCTTGCTGGAAAACGATCTGATGATCACCCGTTTTCTGGATCGGCACGAAACTGAGCTTACTGATGTGGACGTGTCGGCCCTGACCCTCTTGTTCGAAATGGACGATACAGTTTTGCTGGATGTCCTTCTGGCTCGTTCCGAGCCAGAAGGGCGGTTCGATACGCCCGACATCCGGCGGCTAGTGGAAATTATGCGAAAGCTTTAA
- the sdhC gene encoding succinate dehydrogenase, cytochrome b556 subunit, which yields MSDTAPKQRPQYRNISVPQILSYRLPLAAKSSILHRVSGALLFLCLPLVLLPLFSLSVSSPESFETLRSYVDNPVCKLILLALIWGYLHHFCAGIRYLILDLHIGNDKESAKKSAGMVFGVSLALTLVFGLKLFGVW from the coding sequence ATGTCTGATACCGCACCCAAGCAGCGCCCGCAGTATCGCAATATCAGCGTGCCGCAGATATTGAGTTACCGCTTGCCACTGGCGGCAAAATCGTCGATTTTGCATCGCGTCAGCGGCGCATTGCTGTTCCTTTGTCTGCCGCTCGTGCTGTTGCCGCTGTTCTCCCTCAGTGTCAGCTCTCCCGAATCGTTCGAGACCCTGCGCAGCTATGTCGACAATCCCGTCTGTAAGCTGATTTTGCTGGCTCTGATCTGGGGTTATCTGCACCACTTCTGCGCTGGCATCCGTTACCTGATCCTCGATCTGCACATCGGCAACGACAAGGAGTCGGCCAAGAAGTCGGCGGGCATGGTTTTCGGCGTCAGCCTGGCGCTGACTCTGGTCTTTGGTCTGAAACTTTTTGGGGTCTGGTAA
- a CDS encoding GntR family transcriptional regulator has protein sequence MSENVPPIRASEIEKSAPSAAYSPLYQQIKALLLQGLDRGEWKPGESIPSELELAARFQVSQGTVRKAIDELAADNLLIRRQGKGTFVATHHEARVRFRFLRLAPDDGKPVPSSSRILDVRRLKAPADVAVLLDLRTSDMVVNLRRVLSFEQVPTIYDDIWLPGSAFKGLTLEAAVQNKGPMYAWFESKFGVSMVRADEKIGAVAAAGEAAAVLQVAQGTPLLQVERVSYTYGDRPVELRRGLYLTERFHYRNTLN, from the coding sequence ATGTCTGAAAACGTGCCGCCCATACGCGCCTCGGAAATCGAAAAATCCGCGCCCAGTGCGGCCTATAGCCCACTGTATCAGCAGATCAAGGCTCTTTTGTTACAAGGGCTGGATCGCGGCGAGTGGAAACCCGGCGAGTCCATTCCCAGCGAACTGGAGTTGGCGGCCCGTTTTCAGGTCAGCCAGGGAACGGTGCGTAAAGCCATCGACGAGCTGGCGGCCGACAATCTGCTGATCCGTCGCCAGGGCAAGGGCACCTTCGTGGCCACGCACCACGAAGCCCGCGTGCGTTTTCGCTTCCTGCGCCTGGCCCCGGACGACGGCAAGCCCGTGCCTTCCTCCAGCCGCATCCTGGATGTGCGCCGCCTTAAAGCACCTGCCGATGTGGCCGTGCTGCTGGATCTGCGCACTTCGGATATGGTGGTCAATCTGCGTCGGGTGCTGTCCTTCGAGCAAGTCCCCACCATTTACGACGATATCTGGTTGCCCGGTTCGGCCTTCAAGGGCCTGACCCTGGAGGCGGCCGTACAGAACAAAGGCCCTATGTATGCCTGGTTCGAGAGCAAGTTCGGCGTCAGCATGGTGCGAGCCGACGAAAAGATCGGCGCCGTTGCCGCCGCAGGAGAAGCCGCCGCCGTGTTGCAGGTTGCCCAGGGCACGCCCTTGCTGCAGGTCGAGCGGGTCTCCTACACGTATGGCGACCGTCCTGTGGAACTGCGTCGCGGCCTGTACCTCACCGAGCGCTTTCATTATCGAAACACTTTGAACTAG
- the sdhD gene encoding succinate dehydrogenase, hydrophobic membrane anchor protein → MANRERIGAHRLVVGAHYGTLDFLAQRVTAVIMAIYTLVIVGGILFSSELNFETWRGLFTFRIGALPLGQLLATLFFLSLSWHAWIGVRDIWMDYVKPAGVRLLLQVLTLLWLVASVVFFAKIIWSL, encoded by the coding sequence ATGGCTAATCGCGAACGCATCGGCGCACACCGCCTGGTTGTCGGCGCTCACTACGGCACGCTCGATTTTCTGGCGCAGCGGGTTACGGCCGTCATCATGGCCATCTACACCCTGGTCATCGTCGGCGGCATCCTGTTCAGCAGCGAACTGAATTTCGAGACCTGGCGCGGCCTGTTCACTTTCCGTATCGGCGCATTGCCATTGGGCCAATTGCTGGCCACGCTGTTCTTCCTGTCTTTGTCCTGGCATGCCTGGATCGGCGTGCGCGACATCTGGATGGACTATGTCAAGCCCGCCGGAGTGCGCCTGCTGCTGCAAGTGCTGACTCTGTTGTGGCTGGTGGCATCTGTCGTGTTTTTTGCAAAAATTATCTGGAGTCTCTAA
- a CDS encoding TRAP transporter substrate-binding protein, with the protein MKALAYALPLAACLAAFPAQADYSGPAIKFRLAHTAPPGNHITQAYQTFADLVKEKSGNKIKVQLFPGAVLGSDRVLIEGAQKGSLEVGVSSTPNLANFSAMYQVFDLPYITTPAKQNQFYQSMDPGGPLNNYFEKVANDIGLQPIMYAEYGYRHFVSAAKPLSRTEDLRGLKMRTTDSPVEVDVAKALGTNPAPIAWGEVYTALQQGTIDAEGNTFPHLAGAKHHEALKYAITSAHNYGMQVAMANKAWWDKLPPEAQQIIRESAQEAVQAQRERYYPDNEKKAREEFAKAGVAIHEASPADLEQLRALTRPVYEQYAQKLPADLVQLVIDTQQ; encoded by the coding sequence ATGAAAGCTCTTGCCTACGCCCTGCCCCTGGCCGCCTGCCTGGCGGCCTTCCCTGCCCAGGCCGACTACAGTGGTCCGGCCATCAAGTTTCGCCTGGCCCACACTGCGCCACCCGGCAATCACATCACCCAGGCCTATCAGACCTTCGCCGACCTGGTCAAAGAAAAATCAGGCAACAAAATCAAAGTGCAACTCTTTCCTGGGGCCGTGCTGGGCAGCGACCGGGTACTGATCGAAGGTGCCCAGAAAGGCTCTCTGGAAGTGGGCGTCAGCTCCACCCCGAATCTGGCCAACTTCTCGGCGATGTACCAGGTATTTGACCTGCCCTACATCACCACCCCTGCAAAACAAAACCAGTTCTATCAATCGATGGACCCCGGCGGCCCGCTGAACAACTACTTTGAAAAAGTCGCCAATGACATCGGCCTGCAACCCATCATGTATGCCGAGTACGGCTATCGACACTTCGTGTCGGCCGCCAAGCCCCTGAGCCGCACCGAAGATCTGCGCGGCCTGAAAATGCGCACGACCGACTCTCCAGTCGAAGTGGATGTGGCCAAGGCACTGGGCACCAACCCCGCTCCCATCGCCTGGGGCGAAGTCTATACGGCCCTGCAACAAGGCACCATCGACGCCGAAGGCAACACCTTTCCCCACCTGGCCGGAGCCAAACATCACGAAGCCCTGAAGTACGCCATTACCTCGGCGCACAACTACGGTATGCAAGTGGCTATGGCCAACAAAGCCTGGTGGGACAAGCTGCCGCCTGAAGCCCAGCAAATTATTCGCGAGTCCGCCCAAGAGGCGGTACAGGCCCAGCGCGAACGCTACTATCCCGACAACGAAAAGAAGGCCCGCGAGGAGTTCGCCAAAGCCGGCGTCGCCATTCACGAGGCCAGTCCCGCCGATCTGGAGCAGCTACGCGCCCTGACCCGGCCGGTCTACGAGCAATACGCTCAGAAGTTGCCCGCCGATCTGGTGCAACTGGTCATAGACACACAACAGTAA